The Niastella koreensis GR20-10 genome includes a window with the following:
- a CDS encoding TetR/AcrR family transcriptional regulator — protein sequence MRTRDTNKENSIRKQAIEMVVKEGLDGFSMQKLAKAAGVSPATLYIYYKDRDDLINQIATEISLRLMESSLQGIHPKMSFADGMEIQWKNRLKFYMENMQEIEFVEQIRYSPLYETIRQVIRQKFGDVLGAFVMNAINRGELVPLPFEVYWAVAFAPLYQLIKFHSQGRSHANDEFTISTEMVDMTLKLVLKALKP from the coding sequence ATGCGCACAAGAGATACCAATAAAGAGAATAGTATCCGTAAACAGGCCATTGAAATGGTCGTAAAGGAGGGTCTTGACGGTTTCAGCATGCAAAAGCTGGCCAAGGCCGCCGGCGTGTCGCCTGCCACCCTGTACATCTATTATAAAGACCGGGATGACCTGATAAACCAGATCGCGACTGAGATCAGCCTCCGGTTAATGGAAAGTAGTTTACAGGGCATACATCCCAAGATGTCATTTGCCGATGGCATGGAGATCCAATGGAAAAACCGGCTGAAGTTCTACATGGAGAATATGCAGGAGATTGAGTTTGTGGAGCAGATCCGGTACAGTCCATTATATGAAACCATCAGGCAGGTGATACGGCAAAAATTCGGGGATGTATTGGGGGCGTTTGTGATGAATGCCATCAACCGGGGCGAACTGGTGCCACTGCCTTTTGAAGTGTACTGGGCTGTTGCTTTTGCTCCCCTTTACCAGTTGATAAAATTCCATAGCCAGGGCAGGAGTCACGCCAATGACGAGTTTACCATCAGCACCGAAATGGTAGACATGACCCTGAAATTGGTGTTGAAGGCGCTCAAACCTTAG
- the rplQ gene encoding 50S ribosomal protein L17, which yields MRHGDKINNLGRTASHRKALLKNLASELIKHKRINTTLAKAKALRTFIEPLVTKAKENTTHNRRVVFSYLQNKEAVTELFGAIAEKVGGRPGGYTRVIKLGIRVGDNAETAMIELVDFNEIYGKGKGEVKEAAKKTRRSGSARKKADDTAAAPAAEATEEKPAKKAAK from the coding sequence ATGCGTCACGGCGACAAAATTAACAACCTGGGCAGAACGGCCTCCCACCGGAAGGCGTTACTGAAGAACCTGGCTAGTGAACTGATTAAGCACAAGCGTATCAACACCACATTAGCAAAAGCAAAAGCACTGCGCACCTTTATCGAGCCGCTGGTAACAAAGGCTAAAGAAAATACGACGCACAACCGTCGTGTGGTGTTCAGCTACCTGCAGAACAAAGAGGCAGTTACCGAACTGTTTGGCGCAATCGCCGAGAAAGTTGGTGGCCGTCCTGGTGGTTATACCCGCGTCATTAAGCTGGGTATCCGCGTGGGTGATAATGCTGAAACAGCTATGATTGAACTGGTAGACTTCAACGAAATCTACGGAAAAGGAAAAGGCGAAGTTAAAGAAGCTGCGAAGAAAACACGTCGTAGCGGAAGTGCCCGTAAAAAGGCTGATGACACTGCTGCCGCTCCTGCCGCTGAAGCAACTGAAGAAAAACCAGCTAAAAAAGCAGCGAAGTAA
- the carA gene encoding glutamine-hydrolyzing carbamoyl-phosphate synthase small subunit, with protein sequence MSNTLQKPAVLLLEDGTIHYGKAFGKIGTTTGEICFNTGMTGYQEVFTDPSYYGQIVIMNSVHVGNYGTKDTDVESDSVKIRGMIGRNLEEQYSRKQATESLDQYLIKNNIVCIEGVDTRALVTHVRTKGAMNCIISSEITDVEELKKELAKTPNMDGLELASVVSTTKPYTLGDPNSPVKIAVLDFGTKQHILTCMVERGAYVKVFPAKTPISELKAFAPNGYFISNGPGDPAAMDYAIITVKDVLKEKVPTFGICLGHQLIALANDIDTYKMHHGHRGLNHPVKNLLTGKCEVTTQNHGFGVDPESVKKAKNIEVTHVNLNDESIEGIRMKDQPAFSVQYHPESTPGPHDSRYLFDDFINLIKEHMN encoded by the coding sequence ATGTCGAATACGCTACAAAAACCCGCTGTTTTGTTATTGGAAGATGGCACCATTCATTATGGTAAAGCCTTTGGAAAAATAGGCACTACAACTGGTGAAATTTGTTTTAATACCGGGATGACCGGTTACCAGGAAGTATTTACCGATCCCAGTTACTACGGACAAATTGTTATTATGAACAGTGTGCACGTAGGTAATTATGGAACTAAAGACACTGATGTTGAGTCGGATAGTGTGAAGATCCGCGGAATGATCGGTCGCAACCTGGAAGAACAATACAGTCGTAAACAGGCTACTGAATCACTTGATCAATACCTGATCAAAAACAATATCGTGTGCATAGAGGGGGTTGATACCCGCGCGCTGGTAACGCACGTACGCACAAAAGGCGCCATGAACTGCATCATCTCCTCAGAAATAACCGATGTTGAGGAGTTGAAAAAAGAACTGGCTAAAACGCCTAACATGGACGGCCTGGAGCTGGCCAGTGTGGTAAGCACCACCAAGCCTTATACCCTTGGCGATCCCAATTCACCGGTTAAGATTGCGGTGCTCGATTTTGGCACCAAACAACACATTCTTACCTGTATGGTGGAGCGTGGCGCCTATGTAAAGGTATTCCCGGCTAAAACGCCTATCAGCGAGCTGAAAGCCTTTGCACCCAATGGTTATTTCATCTCCAACGGTCCTGGCGACCCGGCAGCGATGGATTACGCCATCATCACCGTAAAAGATGTGCTCAAAGAAAAGGTACCCACCTTTGGCATTTGCCTGGGCCACCAGTTGATTGCCCTGGCTAATGACATCGATACCTATAAAATGCACCATGGTCACCGCGGCCTTAACCACCCGGTTAAGAACCTGTTGACCGGTAAATGCGAAGTGACTACGCAAAACCATGGCTTTGGTGTTGATCCTGAGTCTGTTAAGAAGGCTAAAAATATCGAGGTTACCCACGTGAACCTGAACGATGAGTCTATCGAAGGCATCAGAATGAAAGATCAACCGGCTTTCTCGGTTCAATACCACCCCGAAAGCACGCCTGGTCCGCACGACAGCCGTTACCTGTTCGATGACTTCATCAATTTGATTAAAGAGCATATGAACTAA
- the aroQ gene encoding type II 3-dehydroquinate dehydratase yields MKIAIINGPNLNLLGKREPGIYGSTSFEDYLVTLKNKYPQVDIHYYQSNVEGELINELQRVGFDYDGIIMNPGGYTHTSVAIGDAIASIKTPVVEVHISNVHAREEFRKLSHVSGKSAGSIIGLGLKGYELALLYLMDK; encoded by the coding sequence ATGAAAATAGCTATCATCAACGGCCCCAACCTGAACCTGTTGGGCAAACGCGAACCCGGCATTTACGGCAGCACGTCCTTTGAAGATTACCTGGTTACTTTGAAAAACAAGTACCCCCAGGTGGATATTCATTACTACCAGAGTAATGTGGAAGGCGAGCTGATCAATGAATTACAGCGGGTTGGTTTCGACTATGATGGCATTATTATGAACCCCGGCGGTTATACCCATACTTCAGTAGCTATCGGCGACGCCATAGCGAGCATAAAAACCCCGGTGGTGGAAGTACATATCTCCAATGTACATGCACGTGAGGAGTTTCGTAAACTGTCGCACGTATCAGGTAAATCGGCCGGCAGCATCATCGGGCTTGGTTTAAAGGGCTATGAATTAGCCCTGTTGTATCTGATGGACAAATAA
- the rpsD gene encoding 30S ribosomal protein S4, with product MARYTGPKTRICRIFGEPILGNGKYLSKNSNPPGQHGPSKKRKAPGEYALQLKEKQKAKYTYGVLEKQFRKTFEEAARIKGVTGENLIKLLEARLDNAVYRLGMSPSRPGARQLVSHKHITVNGAVVNIPSYQLQPGDIIGVKEKDKGNTAITSVFRGKNAKFSWLDWNEAEMSGTFVAYPERESVPENIKEQLIVELYSK from the coding sequence ATGGCACGTTACACTGGTCCAAAAACAAGAATCTGCCGTATTTTCGGCGAGCCTATCTTAGGCAATGGTAAATATCTGTCAAAGAACAGCAACCCTCCCGGTCAGCATGGTCCTTCTAAAAAACGTAAAGCTCCAGGAGAGTATGCATTACAGTTGAAAGAAAAGCAAAAAGCTAAATATACTTACGGCGTACTGGAAAAACAGTTCCGCAAAACCTTTGAAGAGGCTGCTCGTATTAAAGGTGTTACCGGTGAAAACCTCATCAAATTGCTGGAAGCCCGTTTGGATAACGCCGTTTATCGCCTGGGTATGTCTCCTTCACGTCCCGGCGCCCGTCAGCTGGTATCTCACAAACACATTACCGTTAACGGTGCAGTAGTGAACATTCCTTCTTATCAATTGCAACCTGGTGATATCATCGGTGTTAAAGAAAAAGATAAAGGAAACACTGCAATTACCAGCGTATTCCGCGGTAAAAACGCGAAGTTCAGCTGGCTCGACTGGAACGAAGCTGAGATGAGCGGTACTTTCGTGGCTTATCCAGAGCGTGAAAGCGTTCCCGAGAACATTAAGGAGCAGTTGATTGTTGAGTTGTATAGCAAGTAA
- the rpsM gene encoding 30S ribosomal protein S13, whose amino-acid sequence MARIAGVDLPKNKRGEIGLTYIFGIGRATSQYILTKAGIPLDKKVHQWNDDELNAIRNIITNELKVEGQLRSEVQMSIKRLLDIACYRGLRHRKGLPVRGQRTRTNSRTRKGKRKTVAGKKKAPKK is encoded by the coding sequence ATGGCTCGTATTGCCGGTGTAGATTTACCCAAGAATAAGAGAGGCGAAATAGGTCTTACCTATATTTTTGGAATCGGTCGTGCAACTTCCCAGTATATCCTGACCAAAGCAGGAATTCCACTGGATAAGAAAGTTCATCAATGGAATGATGACGAACTGAATGCAATCCGTAACATTATTACCAACGAACTGAAAGTAGAAGGTCAATTGCGTTCTGAAGTGCAAATGAGTATTAAGCGTTTGCTTGATATCGCTTGCTACCGTGGTTTACGCCATCGTAAAGGTTTACCTGTTCGTGGCCAACGTACACGTACCAACAGCCGTACCCGTAAAGGAAAACGGAAAACTGTTGCCGGTAAAAAGAAAGCACCTAAGAAATAA
- the ykgO gene encoding type B 50S ribosomal protein L36: MKVRASIKKRSADCKIVRRKGRLYVINKKNPRYKQRQG, encoded by the coding sequence ATGAAAGTTCGTGCATCAATAAAAAAGCGTAGCGCCGATTGTAAAATTGTGCGTAGAAAAGGCCGGTTATATGTGATAAACAAAAAGAATCCGCGCTACAAGCAAAGACAAGGTTAA
- a CDS encoding MFS transporter — protein sequence MNSTKPTKAPKPSFTGYEVFVIAILAFLQFTVILDFMVMSPLGAMLMPQLKISPSQFGWAVSVYAFSACVSGMLAAGFADKFDRKKLLIFFYIGFLIGTALCAIANTYHFLLAARIVTGLFGGVIGSVGMAIITDLFTIERRGRVMGFVQMAFGVSQVLGLPIGLVLANHFGWHAPFWMIAGVGLIPGIIIALYMKPVTAHLKLQHDRNPFEHLGKTVANPNYLLAFLTTTLLATGGFMLMPFGSAFSIHNLGLTQEDLPVLYGVSGLFSFVFGPLAGFLSDKVGKYKVFVTGTVLTMIVVAIYTNLGVTPLATVIAINVMMFAGIMARMVSSTALISAIPQPNDRGAFMSINSSVQQLSGGLAAALAGMVISEGPGGKLQHYSTLGIIVMASMTGCMIMMYFINKQVGHKFGKQAIAPQPAKEMEEAFLIE from the coding sequence ATGAATTCAACCAAACCAACCAAAGCACCCAAACCCTCCTTTACAGGATACGAGGTGTTTGTGATAGCCATCCTAGCCTTTTTACAATTTACTGTTATCCTTGACTTTATGGTAATGTCGCCGCTTGGCGCCATGTTAATGCCTCAATTGAAAATCAGCCCATCGCAGTTCGGCTGGGCGGTATCTGTATATGCATTCAGCGCCTGCGTTTCCGGTATGCTGGCCGCAGGTTTTGCCGATAAATTCGACCGGAAGAAGTTGCTTATTTTCTTTTATATAGGCTTTTTAATTGGTACCGCATTATGCGCCATAGCCAACACGTACCATTTTCTGCTGGCTGCCCGGATTGTGACGGGGTTGTTTGGCGGGGTGATCGGTTCTGTAGGTATGGCTATCATAACCGATCTGTTCACCATTGAGCGCAGGGGACGGGTGATGGGTTTTGTGCAAATGGCTTTTGGTGTAAGCCAGGTGCTGGGCCTGCCTATCGGTCTGGTGCTGGCCAACCATTTCGGCTGGCATGCGCCTTTCTGGATGATTGCAGGCGTTGGCCTGATACCAGGTATCATCATTGCCCTGTATATGAAACCGGTTACTGCTCACCTCAAGTTGCAGCACGACCGCAATCCGTTTGAACATCTGGGGAAGACCGTTGCCAACCCAAACTATCTGTTAGCATTTTTGACCACTACCTTGCTGGCTACGGGCGGCTTTATGCTGATGCCCTTTGGCAGCGCCTTTAGTATACATAACCTGGGCCTTACGCAGGAAGATCTGCCTGTGCTTTATGGGGTTTCGGGATTATTCTCCTTTGTTTTTGGGCCACTCGCCGGTTTCCTGAGCGATAAAGTGGGCAAATACAAGGTTTTTGTAACGGGAACCGTGTTGACGATGATCGTGGTTGCTATTTATACCAACCTGGGTGTAACCCCACTGGCTACGGTAATTGCGATCAATGTGATGATGTTTGCGGGCATTATGGCCCGGATGGTTTCCTCTACAGCCCTGATAAGCGCCATACCGCAACCAAATGACCGGGGTGCCTTTATGAGCATCAACTCATCGGTTCAGCAGTTATCCGGCGGTTTGGCCGCAGCATTGGCCGGCATGGTGATCTCGGAAGGGCCTGGCGGCAAACTGCAGCATTACAGTACCTTGGGAATCATTGTGATGGCAAGCATGACGGGGTGTATGATAATGATGTATTTCATAAATAAACAGGTGGGGCATAAGTTTGGGAAACAGGCAATTGCCCCACAACCGGCAAAGGAAATGGAAGAAGCTTTTTTGATTGAATAA
- the rpsK gene encoding 30S ribosomal protein S11 encodes MAKAQQPSAKAAAKKRIVKVDTYGDVHISASFNNIIISITNKNGQVISWSSAGKMGFKGSKKNTPYAAQMAAADAAKTAFDAGVKKVDVYVKGPGAGRESSIRSLSQNGIEIAMIKDCTPLPHNGCRPPKKRRV; translated from the coding sequence ATGGCAAAAGCACAACAGCCCAGCGCAAAAGCCGCTGCGAAGAAAAGAATTGTGAAGGTGGACACCTATGGTGATGTTCACATTTCTGCAAGCTTCAACAACATTATCATCAGCATTACCAACAAGAACGGCCAGGTTATTTCCTGGAGCAGTGCCGGTAAAATGGGTTTCAAGGGTTCTAAAAAGAACACTCCTTATGCTGCCCAGATGGCCGCTGCTGACGCTGCGAAAACTGCATTCGATGCAGGCGTGAAAAAAGTTGATGTATATGTAAAAGGACCCGGCGCCGGTCGCGAGAGCTCTATCCGCTCTTTGTCTCAGAACGGTATTGAGATCGCAATGATCAAAGATTGCACTCCGCTGCCTCACAATGGTTGCCGTCCTCCCAAGAAAAGAAGAGTATAG
- a CDS encoding DNA-directed RNA polymerase subunit alpha, which yields MAILNFQKPDKIVLQKATEFEAQFEFRPLEPGYGVTIGNALRRVLLSSLEGFAIVGIRIEGVDHEFATIKGITEDVLEIILNLKQVRFKKKVDHEVSQEKITLSIKNKSEFTAGMIGEATQNFEIMNPDLLICILDSSAKLDIELTVSKGRGYVPAEDNKVKDAPFGYIPTDAIFTPIKNVKYAIENTRVEQRTDYEKLIMDVSTDGTIHPEEAVKQASRILIQHLMIITDENITFDNKEDKKEDVVDEQMLQLRKILKTPLEDLDLSVRAFNCLKAAKINSLSELVQYEQEDLMKFRNFGQKSLAEIEQVLAERGLHFGMDLSKLGLDKEEL from the coding sequence ATGGCAATTTTAAATTTCCAGAAACCTGACAAAATAGTTTTACAAAAAGCAACGGAATTTGAAGCTCAGTTTGAGTTTCGTCCGTTAGAGCCTGGTTACGGTGTAACCATTGGTAATGCTTTGCGCAGAGTATTGTTGAGTTCATTGGAAGGGTTTGCTATCGTAGGTATTCGTATTGAAGGTGTAGACCACGAGTTTGCTACCATCAAGGGTATTACTGAAGATGTGCTGGAGATCATCCTGAACCTGAAACAGGTTCGGTTCAAGAAGAAGGTAGATCATGAAGTGAGCCAGGAGAAAATCACCCTGAGCATTAAGAATAAATCAGAATTCACAGCCGGAATGATCGGAGAAGCTACTCAAAACTTCGAGATCATGAACCCCGATCTGTTGATCTGTATTCTGGATTCTTCAGCTAAGCTGGATATTGAACTGACCGTTTCAAAAGGTCGCGGATATGTTCCTGCTGAAGATAATAAAGTGAAAGATGCACCATTTGGTTACATCCCAACTGATGCCATCTTCACCCCGATCAAAAACGTAAAGTATGCTATCGAAAACACCCGTGTTGAACAGCGTACTGACTACGAAAAGCTGATCATGGATGTTTCTACCGATGGTACCATTCACCCTGAAGAAGCGGTGAAACAAGCCAGCCGGATCCTGATCCAGCACCTGATGATCATCACCGACGAGAACATCACTTTCGATAACAAAGAAGATAAGAAAGAGGATGTGGTGGATGAGCAAATGCTGCAACTGCGCAAAATACTCAAAACCCCACTCGAAGACCTCGATCTGTCTGTACGCGCTTTCAACTGTTTGAAAGCTGCAAAGATCAACAGCTTGAGCGAGCTGGTTCAATACGAGCAGGAAGACCTGATGAAGTTCAGAAACTTCGGTCAGAAGTCATTGGCTGAAATTGAGCAGGTGCTGGCTGAAAGAGGTTTGCACTTCGGTATGGATCTCAGTAAGTTAGGTCTGGATAAAGAAGAACTTTAG
- the infA gene encoding translation initiation factor IF-1, with translation MGKQPLIKQDGVIIEALSNAMFKVKLENGHEILATISGKMRMNYIRILPGDKVGVEMSPYDLTRGRIIFRYK, from the coding sequence ATGGGTAAACAACCGCTGATTAAACAGGATGGAGTTATTATAGAAGCTTTATCGAACGCTATGTTTAAGGTAAAACTTGAGAATGGGCATGAGATACTGGCAACCATTTCCGGCAAAATGCGGATGAACTACATCAGGATTTTACCTGGTGATAAAGTGGGAGTGGAAATGAGCCCTTATGATTTAACGAGAGGAAGGATCATATTCCGTTATAAATAG